A window of the Zerene cesonia ecotype Mississippi chromosome 24, Zerene_cesonia_1.1, whole genome shotgun sequence genome harbors these coding sequences:
- the LOC119836437 gene encoding mediator of RNA polymerase II transcription subunit 16 — protein sequence MELVYSMRRKPLKCEPPQFDGTSDPEVVRPICTISTANIIAFTSLTELSDSDGDTWGGHVYVCDLNTPWNSHKVTSTVHPVSALEWDCEGKQLLVATTVGDVSVFGQKDHLLNEWTCLYSASFPGEKIIKGIFFHNGRRVVAHDKKLDAPINEKFQMLQQTPTLKGFGGVGGAGACVVTGTGLVGALAPGDERALAAGDALRTRDRVAAAAMAHKNGTILVAASSSRGGRRVVRAGAVSARRAAAAAPRRAPVALALAPLPALSLPPDARDPVSISWCLRDDTDSLLIAGSTVSMWKLTVRSYPVHKLLSKGPLQGSTTPGDVSKPASDCFNSLSWQPMGAWSIDSGDFGTCIASSKLPLNAPLAVLTTPRAIHLLGESHHYLCSRPIVTGSEVSPPASTPPKKTKYGPGVLPSGSRCARAWSADVSWSSSVAVALDSHAQLHVYRIQPDMPSQHQIAHLVTLLEYAMVSGFDYLDVLLTLKPNVLEALYERITESFQRQPQPFQQYYYHTWLRLRIVLCSMIPTAQSSASNLTSLLMCASAAAACACALRPDERPDPALAPPPAAHPAPPAHPAHPAAPAAPAALLALLDDSADHDKNLVALEAKAEAFGEAAAGALQPLQALRRPLQRALHTALTLLATLAALHNSAQHGYELYSEASAVQLIRKLVVVCRAAGGCATPELSRPLARLAAHALKPDLLEECLTICAQNTARVWDSLSRCGLIAPHSKPIPLYFEYGVEPESLRFTPEPPPYAVSDLSPSFDMDAIRYMYLGGGNACAKWRECARCGARALPAAHCARHPLQRAYDGRFVASCRCGGKWTLISNV from the exons ATGGAATTAGTTTACTCAATGAGAAGAAAGCCTCTGAAATGTGAACCACCGCAATTTGATGG AACGTCAGATCCAGAAGTAGTCCGCCCAATATGCACGATATCCACTGCAAATATCATAGCGTTTACGTCACTTACTGAGCTGTCAGACTCCGATGGCGACACCTGGGGCGGacatgtgtatgtgtgtgatCTGAACACACCGTGGAACAGCCATAAAGTCACCAGCACTGTGCATCCT GTGTCTGCCCTAGAATGGGACTGTGAAGGCAAGCAGCTACTTGTGGCGACTACAGTCGGTGATGTTTCAGTATTTGGCCAGAAGGACCATCTCCTCAACGAGTGGACATGCTTGTACAGTGCCAGTTTTCCTG gtgagaaaataattaaggGAATATTCTTCCACAATGGCCGCCGCGTGGTGGCGCACGATAAGAAACTAGACGCACCGATAAATGAGAAATTCCAGATGCTGCAGCAAACGCCTACTTTGAAGGGATTTGG CGGCGTGGGCGGGGCGGGCGCGTGCGTGGTGACGGGCACGGGGCTGGTGGGCGCGCTGGCGCCGGGCGACGAGCGCGCGCTGGCCGCCGGCGACGCGCTGCGCACGCGCGACCGCGTCGCCGCCGCCGCCATGGCGCACAAGA ACGGCACGATCCTGGTGGCGGCGTCGAGCtcgcgcggcgggcggcgcgtgGTGCGCGCGGGCGCGGTgagcgcgcgccgcgccgccgccgccgcgccgcgccgcgcgcccGTCGCGCTCGCGCTCGCGCCGCTGCCCGCGCTCTCCCTGCCGCCGGACGCGAGGGACCCGG TGTCGATAAGTTGGTGTCTCCGCGACGATACCGACAGCCTGCTGATAGCCGGCAGCACGGTCAGCATGTGGAAACTGACTGTGCGCAGCTACCCCGTGCACAAGCTGCTCTCTAAAG GCCCCCTGCAGGGCAGTACGACGCCGGGCGACGTCAGCAAGCCAGCGTCGGATTGCTTCAATTCACTT tcCTGGCAACCCATGGGCGCTTGGTCGATAGACAGCGGCGATTTCGGTACTTGTATTGCCAGCTCCAAATTGCCGTTGAACGCGCCGCTTGCTGTGCTGACAACACCGAGAGCGATTCATTTATTGGGAGAGTCGCATCATTAT TTATGCTCCCGTCCCATAGTGACCGGATCTGAAGTGAGTCCGCCGGCCTCCACACCACCTAAGAAGACCAAATATGGCCCCGGGGTCTTACCG AGCGGGTCGCGGTGCGCGCGCGCGTGGAGCGCAGACGTGTCGTGGTCGTCGAGCGTGGCGGTCGCGCTCGACTCGCACGCGCAGCTGCACGTCTACAGGATACAGCCGGATATGC CGAGCCAGCACCAAATAGCGCACTTGGTGACACTCCTGGAGTATGCGATGGTCAGTGGGTTCGATTACTTGGACGTTCTGCTGACACTCAAACCGAATGTTCTGGAAGCTTTGTACGAGAG AATAACAGAGAGCTTCCAAAGGCAACCGCAGCCGTTCCAGCAGTACTACTATCATACCTGGTTGAGATTGAGGATTGTACTATGCAG CATGATACCAACCGCGCAGTCGAGCGCGTCGAACCTGACGTCGCTGCTCATGTGCGCGAGCGCGGCGgccgcgtgcgcgtgcgcgctGCGCCCCGACGAGCGGCCCGACCCCGCGCTggcgccgccgcccgccgcgcaccccgcgccgcccgcgcacCCCGCGCaccccgccgcgcccgccgcccccgccgcgCTGCTCGCGCTGCTCGACGACAGCGCCGACCACGATAAG AACCTCGTAGCGCTCGAGGCGAAGGCGGAGGCGTTCGGCGAGGCGGCCGCGGGCGCGCTGCAGCCGCTGCAGGCGCTGCGCCGCCCGCTGCAGCGCGCGCTGCACACCGCGCTGACGCTGCTTGCCACGCTCGCTGCGCTGCACAACTCCGCGCAGCACGG GTACGAGCTGTACTCAGAAGCGAGTGCGGTGCAGCTGATCCGCAAGCTGGTGGTGGTGTGCCGCGCGGCGGGCGGCTGCGCGACGCCCGAGCTGAGTCGCCCGCTGGCGCGGCTCGCTGCACACGCGCTCAAGCCGGACCTGCTGG agGAGTGTCTAACCATTTGCGCCCAAAACACTGCGCGCGTTTGGGACTCTCTGTCGCGCTGCGGCCTTATCGCGCCCCATTCGAAGCCTATACCTTTATAT TTTGAGTATGGCGTGGAACCAGAATCTCTGAGATTCACACCGGAGCCACCGCCGTATGCAGTTTCTGATCTGAGTCCTTCATTTGACATGGATGCTATAAG ATACATGTACCTGGGTGGCGGCAACGCGTGCGCCAAGTGGCGCGAGTGCGCGCGgtgcggcgcgcgcgcgctgcCCGCCGCGCACTGCGCGCGCCACCCGCTGCAGCGCGCGTACGACGGGAGGTTCGTGGCGAGTTGTCG ATGCGGTGGAAAGTGGACATTAATCTCCAATGTGtag